Within the Gigantopelta aegis isolate Gae_Host chromosome 8, Gae_host_genome, whole genome shotgun sequence genome, the region AAATCACCTCCTGCCTTGTCCGAGTAACTTATGTGACCGCAGAGGTCCCACAcctacctctctctctgtctctctctctctctctctctctctctctctctctctctctctctctctctctctctctcgctctctctctctctctctctctctccctcccttttgctcctctctctcccccacacacaaacactctccTTCACACAGACACTACCaccacacatgcaaacacacacactctctctctctctctctctctctctctctctctctctctctctctctctctctctctctctctctctctgtccccaagtgttgaaataaccatatgttagaaaccatatatatttaatttaaaatgtgctgaggtcacatatgtatgtaatattactATTTACGTCTTGTCGTACACTTCGGATATGTGTAAAGTTCACAGATTTGCTGAGTGATAAAAACTTTCCAAAACACCTATCATAAACCCCGTTCTATAGCCCATTTAATACATCcatactatataaataaaaataaaacatcaccacttttatatatgattatatattttattcggTGCAAAGCtgtttgtacaaaattaaaataaatagcaTTTCCATATCACATATCAAAGGCTATTATACAAGTGATCAAATAATATACAGACTACGTCCCAATGTGTCCACCTATATTTCGAATCTCCATCAGTCACGTGTCTGTTATCCAGTACATTCATATTGTGCGGACATGCAACAACGTAGACGTACATAATTCCAACAGTCCTCATCCCTACGACCACCTTCAACTACTTCCTTACTGGTCAATGGGGCAGTATTGTAAAATGTCCATATTGCgatatatttcaatattataATCGTTATTAGGTTTCTTATAATAGTATTCATCGAATTTAAATCCAGTACGTATTGCTATGCATTGAGATAATGTTCAGCTATGAAAGTTTTTACAATTAAGTGTCAATTAGCGAATATTTGAACTCACTTCTTTATATCATGTACTagaaatacaaacattataattgCTTATTCTTACAATGAAACTAACAATAAGCTATAGATCTGTGTTTGCTAATTTGTCAATACCTTTGTTTGATACCCAGTAGCCAATGTGCATATTTGTACTCGGGTGTCATAGTTCCAGTGAAAATATCAGAAAGCTACACATTTATGTTTGCTAGTTTGAACTATAAATCAATCAAACATTCGACTTGAAAACTGAAACTGAtggaataattgtaaataaatattatatatttgtatttgtgtgtgtgtgtgtgtgtgtgtgtgtgtgtgtgtgtgtgtgtgtgtgtgtgtgtataccacgtctggtatatcatgtcgtggtatgtgctatcctgtctgtgggatgaagcatataaaagatcccttgctactaatttgtgtgtatatgtgtgtgtgtatatatatgtgtgtgtgtgtgtgtgtgtgtgtgtgtgtgtgtgtgtgtgtgtgtgtgtgtattaatttcGTCATGGTGTtaagttccagccagtgtacctcgtctggtatatcaaatgtcgtggtatatgctatcctgtctgtgggataaagcatataaaatgtttgaaatccagtagatcgatgattaatgtgctctagtcgtgtcgttaaacaaaagaggCTTTAACTTCTGTTTCATGGTGTTACTTTCAGTAACCAAGTTTTTAGTTTTACTGACAATATTATTACACCTGTGAGGTGTAATGATGTCATGTTCAGTATGGTCTGTTCCAAATTGTCAGTCAgtcgtttgtgtgtgtatatttcatCGTCAACATGATGACTTTCacctataaaatacactatttttatgtttattaggTTTGTTATGTATGTACAGTAAGGCTGGGTTTCCACAGAAGTTCACTTTTCACGTGTCATGATTCACTTTTCACCATTCAGGCGTGAACAGAAGAAGGAACAAGTCATTTTCAAAATACAGGTCCCATGGGCGTACACGAGTCACTTTATACTTTCGTGTCATTGGTCACGCGTGACTAAAGAAACGaacatgattaatttattggggggggggggggggggttgtgacATGAACAGCGAAGCACAgttaaattatttaatcattGTAGTTGCGAAATAACCTACATAATGCAAAATCTATTACATTATGTTGAAAATGTAAATACGGTAGTTTCTTCCTTCGTGGATTTTGggtacattttacaaaaatcttgaAAGATATTTGGTTGCTAACTGAGTGgaaatgatatgatatgattagattatggtgtggtatggtatgataattatggtatggtatgataattatggtatggtgtgataattatggtatggtgtggaAAACGAAAGTGACAAATGAACCGAGTCTACGTGAAACCGTCATGAAAGTGAATTGTGAAACGTTAATCATGACACGTGAACTTCTATGGAAACCCAGGTTTACAGGTCATTATAATACTAATACAATTTTCACTTTCTCGTTCCACATATTTTCACAAACCATATCTAACAAGCTAAACCACGATGGGGTATATCTGTGATTGGTACTTTAGTTTCCTCTTGGTATTGGTTTGGCACGCAATGGCAGATGTGTTTTTCGTACTAAGATTTCACTAAACACTTCAGTATGAAATAACTTTCGCCATAGTACCAGTTTCGTCATAGACCTGATTTCATGATACTAGTCATCTGATCCCATTAGTTTTTGTCATGGTACTAGTTATCCCATGCCATTGGTTTTGCCATGGTACTAGTTACCTTATCCTATTAGTTTCGTCATGGTACTAGTTACCCAATCCTATTGGCATTGTAATGGTATTAGTTACTACATCCTTGTTTTTCATGGTACTAATTACCCCATCCTATTGGTTTTGTCGTGGTACTAGTTATCTGATcccattattttaaaactgattttggAATAATAACCCTGTTTGAATTTAAAACCTAATTACCTGAACCCATTGGTTTTGTCCTGACACTAGCTATCCCATCctgttgttttgtaatgataTTAGTTACTAGATCCTATTAGTTTTGTCCTGACACTAGCTATCCCATCCTGTTGTTTTGTAATGGTATTAGCTTCATGTTACTAGATTTTCACATGTCaccaaacaaatttaaaataatacgtCAATGCTGTAAAATACTAGTTCTATATCTCGCGCGTTTTAATTGGTTAAGTAAGAACTGGACAACATGCACGTGATTAACCGGAATTGctaaagtggaaaaatataatattcaatttttaaaCGCATAGTTTATTGGTGTAGCttatttaaagtttgtgtttaatttaatattatgaggggtttttttttaaatcaggtttttttgtgtgttaatgTTGGACAATTCGAATTGCAAATGTCTATAGCACACTATCGGTCCCTTATTTTATTTGACGCGAAATAAAACACTTTCGACGATGCGGTAATTAGTTACATGCGAGATCAGTTGGTAAGGAAAAgaagtgtaaataattttaaatggaaCCATTACACTTTTCTATAGGAAACACGTGTACATGTAACTGTACGTGGACCTGTGACACCACGTCTTTTCTAGACCGACCAGACATATCAACGTAAAATATATAGCATTCAGTACCCACACCTACCTTCCTCAAAATAGGTACGTTTCTCAGTAGTAACGATATATGTGTTTACGGTAATGTATATAATGCAGttttatattatgtacaatactatatttacaattataaaagCAGTAACAGAACAAAtacatcaaataaatattaaaagcaaATAATATAGAAACACATACCCTCCCCACTAGACTGAATCTATGACTGGACGTTTCGGTTGATACATCTACTTTAATCTAGTTTGGTAAGATAGTATAACGTTGTCAAAACGTATTTTTGTCTCCCTTATGCAGAGATACGAAACACGTGACCCTCACTTAAATATACAGCTGGTAGCTTTTGTGAGGAATTGATACATACTGCCTCTCAAACCGTTATATGTAAACATCGTAGAATCTTCCTTAAAAACAGGCAGGCCAGACGAAAGTCAGCAGTCTGTGTCTTAAACAGACAATCTACCACCCTGCCATAGAGCACCAATGTCAATACAACCGAAATGCATTGAGGCATAAGACTGTTTTGACAAAATGCCAAGACACAGCAATCGTATAGTTTCTATTCCTCTCCAAAATCATACGCATTCATGACTAGTGACTCGTATTAATGCTGAGTTAGGACCATAAATTTAAATACCGATCCACATAACGGAATACTAAATTTATATACCACTCAAAAGAATTTGTTTATTAAACACAGAGATATAGCACTACTCCACATAAAAACagtaagtattttatttataccaCTCCAAAGCATAGTAAGCAGCATAAAACAGATCTGGATATTTAACATTGTGCTATAATGACATATTTGTATACATAATGGTGTACTATTACTGATAGCACACAGGTACAATAAAAGTGTTTCTCTATAAAGATCCTTATATATTACAAGGTAGTAAAGGTTCTCTCACATTAACACTCAAATCAGCACATTCAGTGTACACAACAGAATTCTGGGGGTGTTTATACAacgtatattaaattttaaagtcaACAGTTTGTTTAAACACTTTTCTCGGTTCACAAAGGAAAGATGCGCCAACTCTTATCAGTTCAGAAACGGTAACCGCCAATCGTGCCCAGTAGATCACAGCTGTATAGCTGGTCTAACCGACACATCCCAACACACGATTTGAGAAATTCGCAAATCTTTGAACAATCATATCACAGTTTTAATAGCACTGAACCGAATCAGTTACAACAGCACTGACTCAAAGTCAAGTTTAAACATTACTGTACTTAATTCTAATGATGAAACCACTTGATGAAATAcaaaccacaacaccaccgtaCTGAATCCAAAACACAACAGCATTGTGATGAATCGAAATAACAAAAGCTACTGTACCAAATCGAAACCATAATATTAATAGTGTACCGAATATCAGCCAGAATATCGCTGTACCAAATTATAATCACAATACTTCGGTTCCGAATCACAATATTAAATCCATATCACAGTTTTAGATACTGTACTAAATATGAATCACCATGGTAGCGAATCCTCCTATGAAACGCTGGATATTTTCCTGGGTAGGGACATTGTCCCCATTGGTTTATCAGCAAATGTGGCTCTCTGAAGCATCGACTTGATGGAGGAGATTCTGGCTTTCGTTTCCTCGTCAAAACACAGTTCGTCTTTCGTCTCGCTCAGTTTCGTTGTGGTTGCGTATGTTTTCTCGGAATCACGTTCACATTTCCTGGACGCCAGTCTGGCAGCTGAAGCATTCGTCACATTTCTGTTCACTTTGGGAAGAGttgagggtggtggtggtagtggtggcgCTGGTGGTGCCAGTGATGTCGTCATCGTGCTGGTGGTGTTTGGTATGGGTGGAGCCGCACGTTTGGGACTCACGATGGCTGATGGCTTCAGAATGACCTCTGTATCAGAATCGCTACATGATCCACGTCGTGTTCTCGCTGCTAGAGCAACTGTCACCGGGTTTTTTCTGGGTTCTTTCGCCTCTTGCTTTTTCGCCTGGATACCGAGTATTAGCGCCGGGTTGGCAAAGGGTAAATCCTTTTTGATAAGAATTTCTTGCAGTTCCTTAATTTTCAGTCCTCGTTTCTTCGGTTCATTATCTTCTTTCTCGACCAGTTTTAATTCTACGTGTTCTGCACTGTCATCATGACTTCCAATCCCCTCATCCGAGTCTGAAGTAGCCTGCATCTGTGCCTTATCCGGGTTGTTCGGTTTGTGTCTCTCGACCTTCTCTTGCTTATCGACCTGTCTCTCTTCTTTCGCTTGTCTGTCTTCTCTGACTTGTTTTTCTTCTCGCTCTTGCCTGTCTCGTATTTTTTCTCCATATTGTCTCTGTTCTCGTTCCTGTCTCTCACGTTTATCCTGCATTTTCTGTCTCTCGTTATTCTTGACAGTTTGATCAGTAGCAGAATCTCTCCTAGCCGAAGATTGATTTCTTCTTCGTTCTAACGTAGAAGGATCTTTGACTATGTTCTCAGAACTGAAGACTGGATTACACGTGTTGTGAGCTGGTGGAATTCCTCGTACAGTTCTTTTGAACGTTCCGTTTGTAATGCTGTGCTTGAGGATGGCTGCTAAGCTACTGGAGTTCAAACCGAGATTAGACGAGCCTGAATGAGACACATCCAAAGGTTGTTTGCACGTCTCCTGTGCGGACGTGGCCTGTGTGGTTTCCTTTTCACTCTCGTTCTCGGACAgaggaacaatctcactgtacAGATGTTCATCGTCATGCTGATCAGCCAACTGTGTTTGCTTGCTTTCTTTCTTCACGTGCAGGAAGCTTGGGATGGGAACATCGTCTTCCTCCTCGCTGGAAGAGCTGAATTTACGCGCGTTCATTTGCATGTGGACTAAGCCTTTACTCTTCCATGGTGGCCTTTCTGGTAAAGGGAATTTTTTCACAGATCCTCTCTCAGAGCAACCATCTTCGGTTGTGTCGCCAAATGTGAACACAGCTGTTTCATCAGAATCGGGAAGAATTCGCGACGAGGGCAGAGAACTTTCGTAACCACTCATATCGTCTGATGGTTTCTTGTTAACGTCATCCTCGCAGTGTACAATGTTGATCTCCACCGTCGTGACAGCACCCTCCATGTCTGAACATAGGGAAGATCCACCATCTGAATCCCTCATGGCAGAGTCAGACGACCCACAAGACAGCCTCTTCATGTGTCCCGACTCTGCAGACGTAGACAAGTTGAAACCATTCTGACCTTCAAATCCGGAGATGCCTGACTCATCCGAGCTGTAGTCTATTTCCGGAGAGGGAGACCGATCGTCTGTGTACTCGTCTTCCTGGACCGTCGACAGCTTTTCCTTCTCGTCCTTGTGTTTCTTCCTCTTTGCGAAGAACTTCTTTGTCGACGAAAACACAGTTTTTGCCTCTTCGTACTCGCTTGTGTCGTCACGAGATAGGTTTGCTCGTCGGACGATGGGGAGCGTCCTGCTGTAGACGGACACGGAGTCGAACCCGTCCTCCTGTTCCTCCTTGATGTCATCCAATGACGAGTCTCGGCTTCCCTGGTGGAATCCGTTGTACTCCTGGATCATCCCAAGTGGCGTCCTCTGGCTGAACCTGGAACATTCaatgaaacatttatttatttattatcaatcaaaacaaaaaagtacataGAAAACACTTTAAACGtaaccataaatataataataatagatagataataactagttaatgaagtcggatatctgctttatcctgtgaaagtaagaatgggaaattccgcgaggttttctaaataatattactttgctttatccgatatcatattctgtcaatagaaacggtggttgcaggataaaaacatATAGGGGATCACATCTACAATGACAGGAAAGAGTGACTAACCAAACACCCCATCAGTAGTGACAGGAAGTTATTCAGTCTGACGACATAGTACGAATATTCATGCTCACAGTTCATATGTGTACTTTATTCAGCAGTACGATGATAATAATGTTTTCCCTTATAACCTTCTCTCAGTATACTAAAACCAACTGACACAGTCACATAGAATTAACCATTTCTTCTATGAAAACTGTtatggcaaaaacatttttgtttgtcgTCCAGCCTCATGGCAGagcaggggaggggggagggtgtATGTGGgggaatagatggatggatgtttaatgGCACGCCaatcttatggcagagtgggtAGGGGCAAAGACAATGTGTCGACCCTTTATTAAACACGGTACTCACATTATTTCATCAATCTTTCAAGCAAAAAAGGTTCTATTCACGGTAAATCCATTGGCAATAACTGATTTAAGattaagacaaaaacaaaaacatttcagtacATTAGATATAAAGCAAAGTCTGTAAATAAGACACGATAATAGGAATACTGATGTAACCAATAAACCTGAAATTGTTAACAGGctgttaaatatacatatattatttccCATCACTCGGTTCCACTGTTTTGGAGCGACAAAGAAGTTATCACAACGAAGGTTTTATCTCTACTAAAAGTGACGTTTTAACGTACTTGTATAACCCTAATGAGACAACGTCTCTATCAGTATGACGACGTTAAAAACGGgaatataataaacatgtacTATAGTTAGCACCATGCTTAAGAGCATCTCGGCAAACTCAAAAGTCGGAAGTGAATATTCAACAGAGCAGTGTTGTTAGAAAACGTTTTATCTGGACAATAAATGCATGCAATTGTGTTTCAagtagtaccactgtgtcaagtaccCTTGTGGTTGAAACGTGTGGGAACTCCGATTTGTTGTGGACGATTGAACCATGATCGGATCAAGTAACATTTTACCACCTCTATTTTTACTTGATGCAAGTATTAACTGAAACATGAAACATTGAGCATATACGTAACTGTGTCATAAGAAAGTCTACAGACATCAATTCAGTTCACACGTGCATGAACCAGAAAATCTAATTTAGATGAATCACGAATCAGTTGAACCAGTAACGATAAATCAGGCACAAGTACTACAGTACAGTGAATTTTGGTTGAACATTgaattgcaaacatattttactgcATAAACAACAAAGGATTGGACACACGTTTGCCAACTTACTACGCCTTCTTCTAACAACACCCTGCTATATTAAACATCAAAAGTTCcctattttgtaattaaatactTTCGGAGGTGttgtattcatttcatttcactcTCGATACGTGTACACATATATCAATTTACTGTTCAGGTACGTCCGTCCCGTGCGCAGCTTCGGACATCAGTGGATGGGTGCGGCACTaatgtattcatatttatggtTTATGAACGTAGACACCAACGCTTTAATAATTAACGGTTTGCTTCTTTACTCCCCCCCCGCcccgccctctctctctctctctctctctctctctctctctctctctctctctctctctctctctctctctctctctctctctctctcactcactctctctctctctctctgcgctCACTCATAAGTAGTTTACTTATCAATACTGGCATTATTCACAAATGGTTCATATAAT harbors:
- the LOC121378892 gene encoding uncharacterized protein LOC121378892; protein product: MRNTYDIHDGETPLSLALRSGNPNCVMFAKAVADATMDKTSMKILKKKLGSKFNQVSNIMMIQALSKEDAMSFKKPRHWSKKKMGQYESTHEMADILALKQDGMVHPQAWPHWHQTLQSRRPSRTSNRGIFRGEFILMRSSPPGTCARRDRMRLGSPQNGYLYAQRNRPCPISLPLQRHEYPTRIHQIEAEEDLDIDDMERFSQRTPLGMIQEYNGFHQGSRDSSLDDIKEEQEDGFDSVSVYSRTLPIVRRANLSRDDTSEYEEAKTVFSSTKKFFAKRKKHKDEKEKLSTVQEDEYTDDRSPSPEIDYSSDESGISGFEGQNGFNLSTSAESGHMKRLSCGSSDSAMRDSDGGSSLCSDMEGAVTTVEINIVHCEDDVNKKPSDDMSGYESSLPSSRILPDSDETAVFTFGDTTEDGCSERGSVKKFPLPERPPWKSKGLVHMQMNARKFSSSSEEEDDVPIPSFLHVKKESKQTQLADQHDDEHLYSEIVPLSENESEKETTQATSAQETCKQPLDVSHSGSSNLGLNSSSLAAILKHSITNGTFKRTVRGIPPAHNTCNPVFSSENIVKDPSTLERRRNQSSARRDSATDQTVKNNERQKMQDKRERQEREQRQYGEKIRDRQEREEKQVREDRQAKEERQVDKQEKVERHKPNNPDKAQMQATSDSDEGIGSHDDSAEHVELKLVEKEDNEPKKRGLKIKELQEILIKKDLPFANPALILGIQAKKQEAKEPRKNPVTVALAARTRRGSCSDSDTEVILKPSAIVSPKRAAPPIPNTTSTMTTSLAPPAPPLPPPPSTLPKVNRNVTNASAARLASRKCERDSEKTYATTTKLSETKDELCFDEETKARISSIKSMLQRATFADKPMGTMSLPRKISSVS